In Eleutherodactylus coqui strain aEleCoq1 chromosome 4, aEleCoq1.hap1, whole genome shotgun sequence, the following are encoded in one genomic region:
- the LOC136624401 gene encoding oocyte zinc finger protein XlCOF22-like translates to MEEWEYLEGHKDLYKDIMMEDHQPLPSPGRSSKRTAAERCPRPLLPQDDQLVKLEEDPIPIDATETHVRGDQPCKEEIPTDDPPDDDSGSSEGHLISTDCKTEDHGIKQDTYEELAIIPDIPSALHSKDLSSDPSKQVLPYDSSQTSKQHNICGRDVEHKGVDAGKKPYSCPECGKSFTQKSHLVQHHRIHTGEKPYSCPECAKCFSQKFCLIRHQRSHTGEKPFSCAYCGKCFNSKADLAKHQRTHTGEKPFSCSECGKCFTQKTHLAEHQRIHMGEKPFSCLECGKCFTQKSYLVEHQRIHTGEKPYTCSECGKGFHKKIILVVHQRLHTGEKPFSCAYCGKCFNAKANLVEHQRIHTGEKPYSCSDCGKCFNRKTILVKHQRIHTGEKPFSCSDCGKCFNYKANLVEHQRTHTGEKPFSCSECGKGFNRKTVLVRHQRIHTGEKPFSCADCGKCFNSTANLVKHQRTHTGEKPLSCLDYGKCFA, encoded by the exons atggaggagtgggagtatttagaaggacacaaggatctgtacaaggacattaTGATGGAGgatcaccagcccctcccatcaccag gtagatccagtaagagaacagcagcggagagatgtccccggcctcttcttccacaggatgatcag ctggtaaaactggaggaagatccgatccctattgatgctacagagacacatgtgaggggggatcagccgtgtaaggaggagattcctacagatgaccccccag ATGATGACagcgggagctcagagggacatctgatatcaacAGATTGTAAAACGGAAGATCATGGTATCaaacaagatacatatgaagagcttgccattatcccagatataccctcagcccttcacagtaaGGATCTGTCATCTGATCCCTCTAAACAGGTTCTACCAtatgattcatcacagactagtAAGCAACACAACATTTGCGGAAGAGATGTTGAACATAAAGGAGTTGACGCAGggaagaagccatattcatgtccggaatgtgggaaatcttttacacaaaaatcacatcttgttcaacatcacagaattcacacaggggagaagccatattcatgcccAGAATGTGCAAAGTGTTTTAGCCAGAAATTTTGTcttattagacatcagagaagtcacacaggcgagaagccCTTTTCATGTGcatattgtgggaaatgttttaactctAAAGCAGATCTTGCTAAACATCAGAGAacgcacacaggggagaagccattttcatgttctgaatgtgggaaatgttttacccagaaaacacATCTTGCtgaacatcaaagaattcacatgggggagaaaccattttcatgtttagaatgtgggaaatgttttactcaaaaatcatatcttgtggaacatcagagaattcacaccggGGAGAAACCATATAcatgttcagaatgcgggaaaggttttcataaaaaaattattcttgTTGTACATCAAAgacttcacacaggggagaagccattttcatgtgcatattgtgggaaatgttttaacgcCAAAGcaaatcttgttgaacatcagagaattcacacaggggagaaaccatattcatgttcagattgtgggaaatgttttaatagaaaaacaattcttgttaaacatcagagaattcacacaggggagaaaccattttcatgttcagattgtgggaagtgttttaactACAAAGCAAATCTTGtagaacatcagagaactcacacaggggagaaaccattttcatgttcagaatgcgggaaGGGTTTTAATAGGAAGACagttcttgttagacatcagagaattcacacaggggagaagccattttcctgtgcagattgtgggaaatgttttaactccacagcaaatcttgttaaacatcagaggacTCACACGGGGGAGAAACCATTATCATGTCTGGATTATGGAAAATGTTTTGCTTAA